A window of the Dioscorea cayenensis subsp. rotundata cultivar TDr96_F1 chromosome 14, TDr96_F1_v2_PseudoChromosome.rev07_lg8_w22 25.fasta, whole genome shotgun sequence genome harbors these coding sequences:
- the LOC120276235 gene encoding pectinesterase 2-like has translation MAANVVVSKQGDGQYTTLADAVKNIPINHQGTYIIQIKAGVYDENVTINNSNITLLGDGKGKTIFRSSRNKNGGFNISVSGAVVLLGDNFFVKDITFENTSDPANDQAVALYSKGDKSVFYLCEFIGHQDTLYVNGNRQFFRECDISGTIDFIFGDAAMILQKCNIKFRQPVGEQTNTMTAQGRTDPNLKTAIVVHDCQIIADNGFVPGSVPCYLGRPWKQFSRTIVMQSCISNVIDPAGWLQWPGQPGYFNTLDYEEFGNGGPGSYIGNRVNWPGRKKEVTANDVLQFTVTNFINGDQWLPATGVPFTPGFLKDMTCT, from the exons ATGGCAGCCAATGTTGTTGTCTCCAAACAAGGAGATGGGCAATACACCACTCTTGCTGATGCTGTGAAAAATATTCCCATCAATCATCAAGGAACCTACATCATACAGATCAAGGCTGGTGTTTATGACGAAAATGTGACTATCAATAACTCTAATATCACTCTTCTCGGTGATGGCAAGGGCAAGACTATCTTTCGTAGCAGTCGAAACAAAAATGGTGGTTTCAATATATCAGTGTCTGGTGCAGTAG TTCTATTGGGAGATAACTTCTTTGTTAAGGACATTACTTTCGAGAACACATCAGACCCGGCGAATGATCAAGCTGTGGCTCTGTATAGCAAGGGTGACAAATCTGTGTTTTATCTCTGTGAATTCATCGGTCACCAAGACACATTGTATGTGAACGGTAACAGACAGTTCTTCAGAGAATGCGACATAAGTGGAACTattgatttcatctttggagATGCTGCAATGATCTTACAGAAATGCAACATCAAGTTTCGTCAACCGGTTGGTGAGCAAACCAATACGATGACGGCTCAAGGACGGACAGATCCAAACTTGAAGACTGCCATTGTTGTCCATGATTGCCAAATAATTGCAGACAATGGTTTTGTGCCAGGATCAGTACCGTGTTATCTTGGAAGACCATGGAAGCAGTTCTCCAGAACAATTGTCATGCAGTCATGCATTAGCAATGTGATTGATCCAGCTGGCTGGCTTCAGTGGCCTGGACAACCAGGTTATTTCAATACTTTGGATTATGAGGAATTTGGCAATGGAGGTCCAGGATCATACATTGGAAATCGTGTGAACTGGCCTGGGCGCAAAAAGGAGGTGACTGCAAATGATGTATTGCAATTTACGGTGACAAACTTCATCAATGGAGATCAATGGCTTCCTGCAACAGGTGTTCCATTCACCCCAGGCTTCCTGAAGGATATGACGTGCACTTAA
- the LOC120275066 gene encoding probably inactive receptor-like protein kinase At2g46850, producing MASLLLHLFLLFSIPLSSPCSDLCADLQIPSPFHLNASCGPPIDAFLLSCPPNSTSPFLSLASALLRVIDFRPSGTLLLDYSSNSSSSSCDRWYSDLDASAVFSRSSFFAITAYNVLRLYDCEDSSVCKTGCEEINGGRCERNGTSFGCCYPLSDGSVWKTGDGFGVFSEFGCRGFSSWVVGRGQAAQRGIEVEWAVPRGYSDGEVCSVGATVVNATAVPGGVRCSCNAGMVGDGFKHGTGCSKSSNSDGRDGCKGKHSRKLVTILAVVLGCGLLLTATVAFLWFVLRQSSKGKRWDLDPACLPKILGNACRTRLFTYEELKEATKGFEDLKVVAAVDGTVYTGVLDDGSLVAVQKVRCETQQNLRQVLERIELLSQISHRNIAQIIGCSIGSGYTLLLVHEFFSSRTLEELLQQGKGNGLNWYNRISIATEIASAVAYLQYEISPPIYIQDLNSHDIFVEINYSVKVASFKFLSSVGASSDANVIANFGLILLELVVGSKCGDMLGIVLPKIEDRKFREIVDPCLGYAEELPVQREQIETMACLALKCLSSRENEGVCIVGIAKELMNILNGFPGSSSRMRPSLEETFSNSSLLQMISMSPDSLHAP from the exons atGGCGTCTCTTCTCCTCcatctcttcctcctcttctcaATCCCCCTCTCCTCTCCTTGCTCCGACCTCTGCGCCGACCTCCAGATCCCCTCCCCTTTCCACCTTAACGCCTCTTGTGGCCCTCCCATCGACGCCTTCCTCCTTTCCTGCCCCCCTAACTCCACCTCGCCTTTCCTCTCCCTCGCCTCCGCTCTCCTCCGCGTCATCGATTTCCGACCTTCAGGTACTCTTCTCCTTGATTACTCCTCGAattcatcttcctcttcttgcGATCGCTGGTATTCCGATCTCGACGCGTCCGCCGTCTTCTCCCGGAGCTCTTTCTTTGCGATCACCGCCTACAACGTCCTACGACTCTACGACTGCGAGGATTCGTCTGTCTGCAAGACGGGTTGCGAGGAGATCAATGGTGGCCGGTGCGAGCGGAATGGGACTAGCTTTGGGTGTTGCTATCCCTTGTCCGATGGGAGTGTTTGGAAGACTGGGGATGGATTTGGGGTTTTCTCGGAGTTTGGGTGTCGAGGGTTTTCGAGCTGGGTTGTTGGCCGAGGACAGGCGGCGCAGCGCGGGATTGAGGTTGAGTGGGCGGTGCCGAGAGGTTATTCGGACGGAGAGGTTTGCTCGGTGGGGGCGACAGTGGTCAATGCTACTGCGGTTCCTGGTGGGGTTCGCTGTAGCTGCAACGCCGGGATGGTTGGAGATGGATTCAAACACGGCACTGGCTGCTCCAAAT CTTCCAACAGTGATGGCAGAGATGGCTGCAAGGGAAAGCATAGCAGGAAATTAGTTACTATTCTTGCTG TGGTACTTGGCTGCGGATTGCTTCTTACCGCAACGGTTGCATTTCTGTGGTTTGTACTAAGACAATCTTCTAAGGGAAAGAGGTGGGATCTTGACCCAGCCTGTCTACCAAAGATCCTTGGCAACGCATGCAGGACTCGGCTATTCACTTATGAAGAACTTAAAGAAGCCACGAAGGGTTTTGAAGATCTCAAGGTAGTAGCTGCCGTTGATGGAACAGTTTATACTGGAGTTCTTGATGATGGGTCGCTTGTGGCTGTCCAGAAAGTAAGATGTGAGACTCAACAAAACCTGAGGCAAGTCCTGGAGAGAATTGAACTCTTGTCTCAAATCTCTCACAGGAACATTGCCCAAATTATCGGATGCTCCATTGGTTCAGGTTACACACTCCTGCTGGTTCATGAGTTCTTCTCAAGCAGGACTTTGGAAGAGCTCCTGCAGCAAGGGAAAGGAAATGGCCTTAACTGGTACAATAGAATCAGCATTGCGACTGAGATTGCAAGTGCTGTCGCTTATCTTCAATATGAGATCTCTCCTCCTATCTACATTCAAGATCTCAATTCTCATGACATCTTTGTGGAAATCAACTACTCAGTTAAAGTCGCTAGCTTTAAGTTCCTATCCTCCGTTGGAGCCTCTTCCGATGCAAATGTTATTGCTAACTTTGGTTTGATTCTCCTGGAGCTTGTTGTTGGCTCTAAATGCGGAGACATGTTGGGAATTGTCTTGCCTAAAATAGAAGACAGGAAGTTCCGTGAAATTGTCGATCCATGTCTTGGATACGCTGAAGAACTCCCAGTTCAACGTGAACAAATTGAAACAATGGCATGCCTTGCTCTTAAATGCTTATCGAGCAGAGAGAACGAAGGTGTTTGTATTGTTGGAATTGCAAAGGAACTCATGAACATTCTCAATGGATTTCCCGGCAGCAGCAGCAGAATGCGGCCTTCATTGGAAGAAACATTCTCAAACTCAAGTCTTCTGCAGATGATTTCAATGTCCCCAGACTCTTTACATGCTCCTTAA